The genomic stretch CGCGCATCGGCTGGGTGGGGGCGGCGGTCGCACGGAGACGGCGCGCATCCTCCTGGCGGGCGTTGCCGTCAGCGCGGGGGCGGGCGCGGGCATCGGTCTGCTCACGCAGATGGCCACCGACGCGCAGCTCCGCTCCATCACCTTCTGGACCTGGGGCAGCCTGGGCGGTGCGTCCTGGGACGTGGTGGGGGCAGCCACGCTGCCGTTGCTCATCGCCCTGGGCCTGCTGCTGCGTGAGGCGCGCACCCTCAACCTCCTGCTGCTGGGGGAGCGCGAGGCGTGGCACCTGGGCGTGGATGTCGAGCGCCTCAAGCGCCGGCTCATCCTCGCCGCGGCCCTGGGTGTGGGGGCGGCGGTGTCCGTCACCGGGGTCATCGCCTTCGTGGGCTTGCTGGTGCCCGCGCTGTTGCGGCTGGCGCTGGGGCCGGACCACCGGCGGCTGCTCAGTGCGTCCGCCTTGCTGGGGGCCTCGCTGCTGGTGGGCGCGGACCTGCTGGCTCGCACGGCGGCCATTCCCGCCGAGCTGCCCGTGGGCGCGCTCACGTCCGTGCTGGGCGTTCCCGTCTTCATCGGGCTGCTGTCACGCAAGGGGGCCGCATGAGTCTGGAGGTTCGTGGCATCGAGGTGTGGCGTGGCCGGGGGCGGACGCTGGGGCCCATGGACCTGGCCCTGCAGCCCGGCGAGGTGCTGGCCGTCGTGGGGCCCAACGGCGCGGGCAAGTCCACGCTGCTGTCCGCCATGTCGGGCGAGCTGCGGTGCTCGACGGGCGAGGTGCTCCTGGACGGCATTCCCTTGTCGCGTTGGAAGCCGCGGGAGCGGGCCGTGCGGCTGGGCGTGCTTCCCCAGGAGTCGTCGCTGGGCTTCGGCTTCACTGCGCTGGAGGTGGCGCTGCTGGGGCGGAGTCCGCATGCGAGCCGCGCTGAGGGCAGCGCGGACCTGGCGGCGGCGGTGGCGGCGCTCGATGCCACCGACACGCGGCACCTGGCTTCGCGCTCGTATCTCACGCTGTCTGGGGGTGAGCGGCAGCGTGTGCAGCTTTCGCGGGTGCTGGCTCAGCTCTCCGAGCCGCTGGCCTCCGGACACCGCTACCTGCTGCTGGATGAGCCGACGGCGAGCCTGGACCTGGCCCACCAGCACCTCGTGCTGGAGGCGGCGGCACGCTTCGCCCAGGAGGGTGGCGCGGTGCTGGCGGTGCTGCATGACCTCAATCTGGCCGCGCGGTATGCGCACCGGATGGCCGTGCTCGCCGAGGGCCGGGTGGTTGAACTGGGCGCACCGGCGCAGGTGCTCTCCCAGGAACTGGTGGCCCGCGTCTTCGGCCTGCGCGTGCAGGTCGTCGAATGGCCAGGCTCGCCCGGTCCGCTGGTCATCCCGGAGGGCCGCGCGCCGCTGCCTCCCTGAGCACGGACGGAGCCGTGCCCGCTGGATTCAGCTCCTCGCGGGAAAGGCCCTGGGCGCCCGGTGCCCCTCCACACCGCGCGTGATGGCCCAGGGCCTTTCCCGTGGGGGGCGCCGTTCCGCCACGCTGACGGCAGACGGGCAGGGGAGCCGTGGCCTGCCCGGTGCTCCCACGCCGCACGATGGGCGTGCTGTCGTGCCTCCTCACCCCGTCTCCGTTCGGCGGGCGCGGAGGCGCCACGCATTGCGTTTCGAAGCGGCGGTGGTGTGCCTGGGCATCCTCGTGCTGGCGTGCGGGCCCGAGCAGGACGGGCCGCCGTGTGATGCCGCCTGCGCGCCGGAGGACACGGTGTGCCGCGCCCGCGCGTGTGCCTCCGCTTTTCCGGACGAAGACCTGCGTGCCGCGGCGGATTGTGTCTCCATGCCGGAGGGGGGCCGGTGTCTGGGGACTCGCATCGTGGAGCGGTGCGTGGAGGGCGTGCTCATCCAGGAGGATTGCAGTGCCACCGAGGCCTGCGTGCTGGAGGGCGGAGCCCACTGCTCCGGGGGCGTGGCGTGCCTGGACGGTGGCTCGCGGTGCTCGGCGGACGGTGTGTGGCAGGCCTGCGTCCAGGGACAGTGGCGGACGCGCGAGTGCGCGGCGGGCTGCGTGGAGACGGAGGGACGTGGCTTCGGGGGTGGAGCGCATCCGCGGCAAGACTCGCAAGCGCCTCGCGCCGCCCGCTCCTGGGCATGCGCATACCACCGGTCCGGGAGCTGGGCTCACGGCGAGGCTTCCCTCGCCCCTGCGCGTGGGCTGGACGGTGGTGGCGTCCTCGTCTGGGCATGTGCGGCTTGTTGCCGAAGTGGAGCGGCGCGCGGGCTTCGAGGTACCCGTTGAGGTGCTGCTCTCGCTTCCAGCCGGCGCCACGCTGACGGAGGGCGCCGTCACCTTCACCGTTCCCGCTGGAGTGGGGGAGGGCGTGCTCTCCGTGACGTACGGCGTGGCCTTCGAGACGGGCACGCCGCCCACGGAAGACCTCGTGCTGGTGGCGCATGCGGTGGGCGCGTCCTTGGGCGTGCACGCGGAGGCGCGCCATCGATTCGGTCGGGCGCTCGTGATGGATCGCCAGCCTGTGCCCACGGGACCTGAATTGCCCGCCGTGTTCATGACGGGGGACGGCACGCCTTCTGGCACCACGGACGAGGAGCCCTGACAGCAAGGGGGGCTGGTTCGAGGCTGGCAGGTCGCTGTTCGGAAATGTCGGGGGGGTGTCCGCTCAAAAGTCCCGACATTTCCGAACAGCGAGCTCGCGAACGGCCTCCAAGGGGGCGCTGCGACGGCGCGGCGATTGGAGTAGTCACGGGCGTAGGTCGTCGTCGAGGAGCCGCATTGGAGACTGCTGCGCTGGTGCTGGTGTTGTCGTCCGCGTTCCTGCACGCGGCTTGGAACGCGCTGCTCAAGCGTCATCCCAATCCGGAAGTGGGCGTGGTGAGCGTCATCTCCGTGGTCATCCTGGCCAGTGGCATCTGGGCGCTGGGGATGCGTGGCCCCGCGTTCTCCAGCACGGAGGGGCTCGTTTGGGCGCTGTGGGCGGGCGTGTGTGAGAGCGTTTACCTCGCGGGGCTCGCGCGGTCGCTGCGTCAGGCGCCACTCGGGCTCGCGTACACGGTGTCGCGTGGTGGCGCGATGCTGCTCGTCTGGCCCGTGTCCGTGGTGTGGCTGGGGGAGGCGGTGTCCCCGTGGACGGTGTCGGGCGTGGCGATGCTCTGCGTTGGGCTGGCGGTGATGAACCTGTCCCGTCCCTCGGGGTCCACGGGGACGGGCGTGGCGTGGGCGGCCCTGTCGGCGGTGGGAATCGCGGGCTACCACTTGAGCTACAAGATGGCGCTGGGGACGGGCGCGCAGCCTCCTGCGTTGTTCGCCACCGGCCTGCTCGTCGCGCTGCCCGTGCTCATCCTGGAGCGGGGCCGCCAGCAGGGGTGGGCGGCCTTCCGCCGGGAGGCTTTGCTCGCACCGGGGCTTGTCTTGACGGCGGGGCTCATCTCCGCGCTGTCGTTCGGCCTGTTGCTGACGGCGCTGGCGGGGGGCGGGGCAGGAGCGGTGCTGACGCTTCGAAACACCTCCATCGCCTTCGCGCTGGTGCTCGCGGCGCTCCAGGGTGAGCGCCTGGGCCGACGGCAACTGTCGGGCGCCGCGCTCGTCGCCGTGGGCGCGTTGTTGCTCGGCGTGCCAGCGTAGGCGGCGGGTTCACCGCGGGACTGCACGGGCGCGATGCCCATACGCTCGCCCGCACACTCCGCTGGAGCCCGCGCTCGGTCAGTTCATTTCGCGCGCGAGCATCGCGGTGAGACGTCTCGCGAGCGGACTACGGCGTGGGTGCGGACGCCGTCAGCCGCTTCAGTGCGTCCTTCGCATCCGAGTGGTCCGGCTGCAACTGCACGGCCATCTTGTAGGCGTCCCTTGCCTCATCGAGGCGCTTCGTCGCCTCCAGCAACTGCCCGAGTGCGTTGTGTGGCTCGGCGAAGTTCGGGTCCGCCTGCACGGCGTTGCGGAAGGACTTCTCCGCGCCCTTCGTGTTGCCCTGCTTGTACAGCGTGTGGCCCATGTACAGCAGGCCCAGCGAGTGGCGCGGGTCCACCGACAGCACGGACGTCAGCACCTTCTTCGCCTTCGCGCCGTCGCCGCCACGCAGGTAGATGAAGCCCAGCTCCGCGCGAGCCTCCAACTGCGCCGGGTCCTTCGCCACCACCGCCTCGAGCTCCGACACGGCCAGTTCCGGCCGCCCACGCCGCGAGTGGACGATGCCCAGCCGCGCCAGCGCCGCGGTGTCGGCCTCTTCGCCGTCCTTGGGCTTGAGCAGCCCCTCCGCCGCCACATAGTCGCCCATGGCCAGCAGCAGGTCCGCGAGCGCCAGCTTCGCGGCGCGATTGGCGGGGTCCTCGTCCAGGAGGGCCTTGTAGAGCGGCTGTGCCTTCGCGCCCACCCGCTTCTGCGCGTACACATCCGCGAGCGCCAGCCGGTTCTCCGGCGTGGGGGAGAGCTTCACACCCGCTTCGTACTCGGCGATGGCGCCATCCAAGTCACCCTTGGCGCGCAGGGCCTCGCCATAGGCGGCGCGGGCGCTCGCATCCTTCGGGAATGCGTCCACGGCCGTCTTCAGGGTGGCCACCGCTTCGTCCGCCTTGCCCAGGCTGAGCCACGCGCGAGCAAGTCCCTGGTACGCCTCCGTCGTCTTCTTCCCGTCCTCGGCGCTCTTCTCGATGGCCTTCTTGAAGGCCTCCACGGCCTGCTTCTTCTTGCCCTGCGTCAGGTACAGGTGGCCCAGTTGCGTGTACGGCCCGCTGGACCGCTGCGGCTCCAGCACCACGGCCTTTTCGAAGGACTTCAGGGCCCGGACGTTGTCACCGAGCTGGTAGTACGCCAGCCCCAGGTTGAAGTGCGCCTCGGCGAACTTCGGGTCCGCGGCGATGGCCTTGAGGAAGGCGTCGGTGGCCTTGCGCGGGTCGCCCTTCTCGTTGAACGCCACGCCCATGTTGTTGTGCGCGCTGGCGTGCTTGGGGTCGGCGGCGAGCGTGCGCTGGTACTCGGCGATGGCGCCGTCCAGGTCGTTCTCCCGCATGAGGAGCACGCCGAGGTTGTAGTGCGCCTCGGTGTCACCCAGCTTCTGCCGGGTGGCCTCGCGCAGCGTCTCCTTGGCCTCGCCGTTGAGGCCCTTCTCCGCCAGGGCCTTGCCCAGATTCACGCGGGCCACGTTGAGCTTCGCGTCCAGCTTCAGCGCCTCACGGTAGGCCTCGATGGCGTCGTCCGTGCGGCTGGCGCGCTGCAGGGCCTCGCCCAGGTTGAAGCGCAGCTCCGCGTCCTGGGGGGCCAGCTCCACCGCCACCGCGTACTGGCTGATGGCCACGTCGCGCTCGTCCAGTACGCGCGCCAGCAGGCCGCGCTCGGCCCGGAGGGTGGACTCCTCGGGGAAGGCGGCGATGGCCGTGTCCAGCACCGTGCGCGCCTGCTCCGGCTCACCGGACAGCCGCAGCGCGCGGGCCAGGGCCAGCTTCGGCGGAATGAGGTCCGGCTCCTGGGCCACCAGCTTCTTCAGGGGCGCCACGGCCTTCTTCGGCGTGTTGAGCGCGAGGAAGGCGGTGCCCAGGCGGTACAGGGCGTCCGCGTCGTCGGGGGACTCGGCCAACCGCGCGCTCTCCACGGCGGCGGTGCGCTCGAGCGTGGCCGTGTCGGGCTCGGCGGCCTGCGCGGTGAGGAGCTGGAGCACCAGGAAGCTGGCAGTCTTCATTATAGGTTCTCCACGTAGGGACTCGCGCGCGCGTCGAAGGTCTTCTTCGCGAGCGCCGCCTTCTTCGCCTCCCACGCCTCCCGCGCCGTCTTCTCTTCCTTCTCGTCTCCAGCGAGCTCGGCGCGTTCTTCCTTCACCTCCGCCTTGCACTCGGAGACCTGCTCCTCGAATTCCTTCTGGTCCAGCCGCTCGCTGCCCTCGACCTTCGCCTTTCGGGCGGCCTGCAGGCGGGCCAGCTCGAACTCGGCGAAGGCGCAGCGCAGCGCCAGCCGCTCCACGTCCCGCAGGCCCACGCTGAGCCGCTGCCGGGCGCGCAGGTACTCCACGCGGGCCTCGGCCTCGGCGATGGCCAGCTTCGCCACCTCGCGGGACACCTCGTCCGACGCGCGGTCCACTTCATCCTCCGCGGCTTCCTTGCGGGAGCGGGCGCGGCGGATGTTGTCGCGGGCGCGGCCAATCTCGTTGTCGGCCTCGTCCACCTTGTCGATGGCGAGCGCGAGGTTGTTCTCCGCCTCCAGCAGCTCGATGCGCGCCTCGTACGGGAGCTTCTTCTCCAGCGAGTCGGGCACGCGCATGTTGTAGCTGGCGCCGCACGCGGAGAGCAGGGGGAGGGTGAGCAGGACAAAGCGCTTCATGGAACCGTCGCCTCGAAGCTTCCGAAGATGGTGCGCCCGGAATAGGTGTGGGTGCCGTTGACGAACGTGACGTGGAACTCGCCGGAGATGCGCTGGCCCTGCTGACTGGGAAGGGCCTTCACCTTCAGCCCACCCACCCGCAGCTCCGGGAAGGTCCGCGCCGGCTCATCCAGCACGTTGCGGCCAATGGCGCCGCGCTGGGCACCGTTGGCCAGGACTTCCGCCAGGTTGACGTCCAGCGAGCCGGTGTAGCCCTCCGGGAGCATGTCCTGCACCCGGGCGCTGACCTTCAGCACCGTGTTGGTGCCCGTGCCCTGCTGGGTGACGAAGTTCACCGCCAGCTCACCTTCGGCCAGCTGCGCCTCCGCGCGGTCGTAGCGCAGGTCGAGCAGCGACGTCACGCTGCCCTCCAGCCGCCCGCCCTCGTCGCCACAGGCGCAGAGGGCGGCGGTGAGCAGGACGCCGAGCCACGATGCACGCGCGGGCCTCACTTGCATGCCTTCCACCCGCCATCCACGTCGTTGCCGCCCAGCGAGGCCACGTCCTTGAGCACGGCCAGCTCGCGGCGGGCGCCGTCGACGTCACCGAAGCGGCAGCGCAGCGCGGCCAGGTTGAGGCGCGCCTTGCCGAAGGTGGGGTCGGAGTCCATGGCGCGGCCGTATGCCTCGCGCGCGCCCATGGCGTCACCCATGTGGAGCAGCGCCAGACCCAGCGCGGAGTGCGCCGAGGCCCGCGTGTCCTGCAGCTCCGTGACGCGGCCCAGGGTGAGCTGCGCCATGCCGTACTGGCGCGCGTCCAGGTAGGCCAGACCCAGCGCCTCCAGCGCCTCCGCGTTGAGCGTGCGCTCGGCCTTCTTGCGCAGCTCCTCCAGGGACGCCGGCTGCGTGGGCGTGCCCGGCTGCGGCACCGGCAGCGCCGCCGTCTCCGTGCGAGCGCGGCAGCCCACCACCGCGGCGCTGAAGACCTCCAGGGACTCGGCGCGGGACAAGCAGGCCTTGAACGCTTCGTCGGAGCGCGCCTTCAGCGGCGTCACCTGCTCCTTCACCGCGGCCCGGAACTGCTGCGCCTCCGCGGCGGACAGGCCGGCGGGAACGGCCGTGCCTTCCACCACGTCCGCGATGTGGCCGTACGCGAGCGCCAGCTTCCACAGCGAGGCCACCGCCCACTCGGCGTAGCCCAGCGACGCGGCCTGCGTGTAGATGCCCTCCATGCTCTGGAGCGCGGCGACCTTCTCCTCCACCTGGTCCGCGGGGAGGTCCCTGTAGCCACGGTAGAGGATTTCGCCCAGGTACCACAGGCCCTTCGCCGCCTCCTCGGTGCCGCCGTTGGGGCCCTGCACCGCGGTGGTGAGGGTGGCGATGAGCGCGTCGGCGGGCGCGGTGGGCGCCGTGGTGGCCTGCACCTCGGCCAGCACCGCCGCGGCGGCGGCGCTGTGGCGGTCCATCTTCAGCGCGGTCTCGGCCGCCGTCTTCGCGCGGGCGTAGTCCTTCTGCTTCAGCCGCGTCTCCGCCAGCATCACCAGGACTTCCGCCTTGCGCGCGCCGGCGATGTCGGCGGCGGCCTCCAGGTCACGCGCCGCCTCCTTGTGCTCGCCCAGCGCCATGCGCAGCCGCGCGCCGGCCAGCCAGCCGTCCACGGCGGCGAAGTCGCCACCCAGCTTCTGGCCCACCTGTTCGAACCAGCCCGCCGCCTCGCCGAACGCCGCGGCCTCCGCCGCGTGCCGGCCCAGCGTCAGCAGTACGTCCGACAGGTACTGGCTCTTCGGGTAGTCCTGCACCAGCTTCGTGCCCAGCTCGCGCTGGGCCTGCATGTCACGCTTCTCGCGCGCCGCGGTGAACGCGCCGTAGAGCGCCTTCTCGCCGATGTCGGAGTTCTTGTTCTCGTCGGCGACCTTCACCAGACCCTGGATGACGTCGCCCGTCTCCTGGGCGCTCTGCAGGGCCAGCTCATCCAGCGCCTCGGCGCGGCTCTGGGTGAGAATCTTCTGCACGTCCGCGCGGAAGCTGGCCGGCAGCGGCGCGCCCAGCAGCTTCTTGCCCGTCTCATCCAGGCCCTTGAAGTCGTTGAGCTGCCGCAGGCTGTCCAGCGCCAGGTTGCCCGCGATGGGGGCTTCCTTGTGCTGCGGGTGGCTCAGCGCGAAGGCGGTGAACAGCTCCGCGGCCTTCGGGTACTCGCCGTCCTCGTAGTAGGCGCGGGCGATGTTGAACTTCACCACCAGGGCATTCTCACTGCGGGGGTAGCGCGACACGAAGTCGGCGCCCAGCAGCTTCATGGCCTGACGCGCGTCCGCCACCTCGAAGGCGTTGCGCGTCTGCGCCTCCTCCGGCTTGAGCGTGGAGAAGTGCGCCAGCAGCGCGGCGTTGAGGGCTTCCTCCTCACCCTTCGCGTCCTTGGCCTTCACATGGTAGCGGGCCAGTTCCTCGAACTGGCGCGCGGCCTCGGGGTACGCGTTGGCGGAGTACAGCGCGTCCGCGCGGTTCTTCATCATCGTGCGCACGTGCTGCTCGGGCCGGAAGAGGCCCAAGTAGGCCTGATAGGCCTCCGCCGCGCTCACGTAGAGCGCCTTGTCGTTCTTCTTCTGCGCCTCCACGTGGAGGAGGGTGGAGAGGTCGCGCGCCATCTCCTCCAACTCCACCAGGTGCTTCTTGCGCTCGGCCTCCGCCAGCTCGGGGTCCGTCTTGCTCTGCACCGCGGCGCGCACGAGGATTCTCAGGTCCTCGGCGTCCGGCAGCACCTTGCCCTTGGAGGCCTTGATGGCGTCGTAGAGCTTCTGGCCGCGCTCCAGGTCCAGCTCCGGGTCGTGCTGAATCTCCATCAGCTTGCGCAGCGCGGGGATGGCCCACTCGTACTGCTGCTTGATGAAGTAGCGGTTGCCCAGCTTGTCCAGCGCGAGCGCGTAGGTGGCGCGGCTGTCGCTGAGCTTCTCGAAGTAGTTGAGCGCGCCCTTGGGCGGCTTGGCCTCGGTGTAGCTGTAGACGAGGTCCAGCAGGGCCTCGCGCTTGACGTTGAGCGCCTTCTTCACGTCCACGCCGGGCAGCGGCGCGCTGGCGGCCGCGGCCTCGAAGAAGGTGACGGCCTCCGCGTGCTTGGCCTGATTCACGCGAATCCAGCCCATCTTGTAGCGGGCCAGGTCGTGCACCGGTGAGGGCGGGGCCTCCAGGATGGCCTGGTAGTGCTTCTCCGCCTCACCCAGGTCGGCCTTGTCGAAGAAGTGGTCGCCCAGAATCTGCTCCGCCTCCAGGCGCAGCGGACTGCCGGGGAACTTGCGCGTCAGGTCGCCGAGCGTCTTGAGCATCTCGTCGAACTGGCCCAGCTCGCGCTGCTCGTGCGCCAGGTAGAACGTCACCTGGTCGCCGTCCTTGAAGTCCGGGTACTCGCGCAGCAGCCGGTAGTACATCTGCACGGCCTTCTGCTTCAGCAGCCGCGTCTCCGGGGACACGATGGCGCCGCTCGCCCCCTCCGGCCGGGACTCGGCCTGGAGGTAGTACACGTAGCGGCTCTTCTCCACGTAGAGCTCGGCCAGCCGGAATTGGAGGTCCGGCAGGTAGGGCGCGTTGCGGCTCTTGGAGATGAGGCGCTCCGTCTCGCCGATGGCGCGGTCCACCTTGAAGATGTCGCGCTTGAGCTTGGCGATGAGCTCGTCGCGCTCCTTGGCCTTGGAGACAATCGGGTTGATGCCCGGGCCGGGACGTCCAGCGCCACCCGGGGCGGCCGCGAGCATCGCGGCGGCAATCAGGCCCGTCAGGTGGCCGGTCATGGCGTCTCCTCGATGCAGCGGCTGTCGATGCGGACCCGGTAGGAGCGCAGCTCGTCGTTCCAGTACTCGCCGTCGAAACGGTAGGCCGTTTGCGTGGGCGACAGAATCTGCTCGTCCTCCGGCGCGACTATCCGCGCGCCCTTCTTCACGCGCTCGTACAGCTTCAGGCCCACTTCGTACTCCATCAGGCGCACCTGCTCGGCGGCGCGCAGCAGCGTGTCCGCTTCCTGGCGGACGGCCTCGGCCAGCCGCGCGTCATGGACGCGGACCGCCTCGGCGCGGGACAAGTCATAGAGCTTCGTCAGGTGCGAGAAGAGCCGGTCGCCGAAGCTGCCGGCGTAGCGGCCCAGCCGCTCGCCCTCCAGCTCCAACGTCTCCAGGAAGCGCGCGGCGCGCTGGGTGCTTCCGTGGGCGTTGGCGGCGCGGCGCAGGCGCACGTCCTGGGTGAGGTCCTCGCGGCTGCGCACCGCCTCCAGCGAGTCCGCGAAGCGCCGCGTCAGCTCCTTGGCGGCGCGCTTGGCCGGCAGGTAGTGGCACAAGTCACGGTAGATGAGCGCGCGCAGCAGGTACTTGTCCGGCAGGAACTCGTCGCGGAAGGACGGCGCGTCCAGCGTGGTGAGGATGCCCAGCGACGCGCGCAGCTCGCCCAGCTTGTAGCGGGTCCACGCCTCCTCCAGGTAGAGGCTGGCGCGGCCCGGGTCCAGCTCAGGCAGCTTCACGCGGTCATACGCCTCCAGCGCGCCCTGGAAGTCCTTGCGCTCGTAGCG from Myxococcus xanthus encodes the following:
- a CDS encoding FecCD family ABC transporter permease — protein: MSASGIAPVSATYRTQEPIQPAAPRPWLLLTALLLGVVLLSLAVGAVPVPLLALAGSLLDLVGLDIGHKLESVQQAVLLSIRLPRVTLGIMVGAVLATCGAALQALFRNPLVEPGLLGTSSGAALGAVAAIVMDVALSAHLGSLRMLAVPGAAFLGALGATLLAHRLGGGGGRTETARILLAGVAVSAGAGAGIGLLTQMATDAQLRSITFWTWGSLGGASWDVVGAATLPLLIALGLLLREARTLNLLLLGEREAWHLGVDVERLKRRLILAAALGVGAAVSVTGVIAFVGLLVPALLRLALGPDHRRLLSASALLGASLLVGADLLARTAAIPAELPVGALTSVLGVPVFIGLLSRKGAA
- a CDS encoding heme ABC transporter ATP-binding protein → MSLEVRGIEVWRGRGRTLGPMDLALQPGEVLAVVGPNGAGKSTLLSAMSGELRCSTGEVLLDGIPLSRWKPRERAVRLGVLPQESSLGFGFTALEVALLGRSPHASRAEGSADLAAAVAALDATDTRHLASRSYLTLSGGERQRVQLSRVLAQLSEPLASGHRYLLLDEPTASLDLAHQHLVLEAAARFAQEGGAVLAVLHDLNLAARYAHRMAVLAEGRVVELGAPAQVLSQELVARVFGLRVQVVEWPGSPGPLVIPEGRAPLPP
- a CDS encoding EamA family transporter; translation: METAALVLVLSSAFLHAAWNALLKRHPNPEVGVVSVISVVILASGIWALGMRGPAFSSTEGLVWALWAGVCESVYLAGLARSLRQAPLGLAYTVSRGGAMLLVWPVSVVWLGEAVSPWTVSGVAMLCVGLAVMNLSRPSGSTGTGVAWAALSAVGIAGYHLSYKMALGTGAQPPALFATGLLVALPVLILERGRQQGWAAFRREALLAPGLVLTAGLISALSFGLLLTALAGGGAGAVLTLRNTSIAFALVLAALQGERLGRRQLSGAALVAVGALLLGVPA
- a CDS encoding tetratricopeptide repeat protein; amino-acid sequence: MKTASFLVLQLLTAQAAEPDTATLERTAAVESARLAESPDDADALYRLGTAFLALNTPKKAVAPLKKLVAQEPDLIPPKLALARALRLSGEPEQARTVLDTAIAAFPEESTLRAERGLLARVLDERDVAISQYAVAVELAPQDAELRFNLGEALQRASRTDDAIEAYREALKLDAKLNVARVNLGKALAEKGLNGEAKETLREATRQKLGDTEAHYNLGVLLMRENDLDGAIAEYQRTLAADPKHASAHNNMGVAFNEKGDPRKATDAFLKAIAADPKFAEAHFNLGLAYYQLGDNVRALKSFEKAVVLEPQRSSGPYTQLGHLYLTQGKKKQAVEAFKKAIEKSAEDGKKTTEAYQGLARAWLSLGKADEAVATLKTAVDAFPKDASARAAYGEALRAKGDLDGAIAEYEAGVKLSPTPENRLALADVYAQKRVGAKAQPLYKALLDEDPANRAAKLALADLLLAMGDYVAAEGLLKPKDGEEADTAALARLGIVHSRRGRPELAVSELEAVVAKDPAQLEARAELGFIYLRGGDGAKAKKVLTSVLSVDPRHSLGLLYMGHTLYKQGNTKGAEKSFRNAVQADPNFAEPHNALGQLLEATKRLDEARDAYKMAVQLQPDHSDAKDALKRLTASAPTP
- a CDS encoding tetratricopeptide repeat protein, coding for MTGHLTGLIAAAMLAAAPGGAGRPGPGINPIVSKAKERDELIAKLKRDIFKVDRAIGETERLISKSRNAPYLPDLQFRLAELYVEKSRYVYYLQAESRPEGASGAIVSPETRLLKQKAVQMYYRLLREYPDFKDGDQVTFYLAHEQRELGQFDEMLKTLGDLTRKFPGSPLRLEAEQILGDHFFDKADLGEAEKHYQAILEAPPSPVHDLARYKMGWIRVNQAKHAEAVTFFEAAAASAPLPGVDVKKALNVKREALLDLVYSYTEAKPPKGALNYFEKLSDSRATYALALDKLGNRYFIKQQYEWAIPALRKLMEIQHDPELDLERGQKLYDAIKASKGKVLPDAEDLRILVRAAVQSKTDPELAEAERKKHLVELEEMARDLSTLLHVEAQKKNDKALYVSAAEAYQAYLGLFRPEQHVRTMMKNRADALYSANAYPEAARQFEELARYHVKAKDAKGEEEALNAALLAHFSTLKPEEAQTRNAFEVADARQAMKLLGADFVSRYPRSENALVVKFNIARAYYEDGEYPKAAELFTAFALSHPQHKEAPIAGNLALDSLRQLNDFKGLDETGKKLLGAPLPASFRADVQKILTQSRAEALDELALQSAQETGDVIQGLVKVADENKNSDIGEKALYGAFTAAREKRDMQAQRELGTKLVQDYPKSQYLSDVLLTLGRHAAEAAAFGEAAGWFEQVGQKLGGDFAAVDGWLAGARLRMALGEHKEAARDLEAAADIAGARKAEVLVMLAETRLKQKDYARAKTAAETALKMDRHSAAAAAVLAEVQATTAPTAPADALIATLTTAVQGPNGGTEEAAKGLWYLGEILYRGYRDLPADQVEEKVAALQSMEGIYTQAASLGYAEWAVASLWKLALAYGHIADVVEGTAVPAGLSAAEAQQFRAAVKEQVTPLKARSDEAFKACLSRAESLEVFSAAVVGCRARTETAALPVPQPGTPTQPASLEELRKKAERTLNAEALEALGLAYLDARQYGMAQLTLGRVTELQDTRASAHSALGLALLHMGDAMGAREAYGRAMDSDPTFGKARLNLAALRCRFGDVDGARRELAVLKDVASLGGNDVDGGWKACK